A region from the Parabacteroides sp. FAFU027 genome encodes:
- a CDS encoding energy transducer TonB: protein MAKRIQLHTFHLLFRLFSFLADKSGGWSMFVKPKLVIGALIMGINVVVGNAQNNIISIDTFSKQNNDSVSELCYEPIILVDELPEFPGGYDSLYSYIQKKIIYPPKAISLKIEGMVICTFTIDEKGKVTDIQIIKGIHPLLDNEVIRIFKEMPKWIPGGKQNKPVPVKFTYPIRFTLPEKKH from the coding sequence ATGGCAAAAAGAATCCAACTACACACATTTCATTTGTTGTTTCGTCTCTTCTCCTTTTTAGCTGATAAATCGGGAGGATGGAGTATGTTTGTAAAGCCGAAATTGGTGATTGGAGCTTTGATTATGGGTATAAATGTTGTAGTTGGCAATGCTCAGAATAATATTATAAGTATTGATACTTTTAGCAAGCAAAATAATGATTCTGTTTCAGAGTTATGCTATGAACCTATAATATTAGTTGACGAACTCCCTGAATTTCCAGGTGGTTATGATTCTTTATATTCATACATCCAGAAGAAGATAATATATCCTCCTAAGGCAATTAGTCTGAAAATAGAAGGCATGGTTATATGCACTTTTACGATTGACGAGAAAGGAAAGGTTACAGACATTCAAATTATAAAAGGGATTCACCCTCTTCTTGACAATGAAGTAATCAGAATTTTTAAAGAAATGCCTAAGTGGATACCTGGAGGAAAACAAAACAAGCCTGTTCCTGTAAAATTCACCTATCCTATTCGCTTTACATTACCTGAGAAAAAACATTAA